Genomic segment of Pangasianodon hypophthalmus isolate fPanHyp1 chromosome 22, fPanHyp1.pri, whole genome shotgun sequence:
agtcggaggtaaagctgtaagttttcgacactttgcggtttctcggtaacacgacaagctgcattttatttatttatttatttatttatttatttatttagtcttattaacttcaagagagagagaaaagcgagaggctggtgagggaacgactgtttatagctgctctaacgtaagtgagaacttcAACTAACTtgttcattaaatgtaactataaacggataataGCATAAACATAAACctttattaaattacaaaccgctgtggtgtaagaggaataaaacactcaggaatgtggtgttaaaggaaaataatcaactttgcggTGGGAAGaggaactctgcttcatcacagcacACCGGCGTTgagtattttcctgtaacagcgtgacacagagtggtttatttctttacagTGTAGGCTGcaagtctctctttctttaactCTGGGTTGTCAGGAAGGAGCTCAGAAGTCACGATCGCTGCCATTTCAGGAGCTCGTTCTCCTCCTGTTTAAGTCCAGGTGACATTCTTGCGACTGCTCTACAGCGTTAAACAGTGTTTCTTTGCTTGTCTACGTGACGTTGCAGGATTCCTGACTCCGGACTGGATCGTTCCTGAGGAATTAGAGCCGTGAAGGTGAAGGGTATCAGACTCACGCAGCGGACCACTGCAGCACATCTGGCGGCTGTGTCCTAATAGCAGCTTTAGTGAACTGTTTGAGGATGTCGGGCAGCTCGGGCGGGATGTTGATCTGCTCGGCGCAGTACATCCTGTCCGGAAGAGGCATAGCTTCTGTCCTGAGgtgaagtaaagaaaaaaaaaacacacacacaactgtaacTTACACTAATGACGTCCAGACATCTATGCTGAATCCAGATTACATCCCATGTACTCTAAAGCCTCTTGTATTCCTCAGGTTGgagtatttttaataaaaattctcTCTgtgtaggtttatattaacgcccCTCTTACCAGAGCTTGTTTTAATGAGctgttgcagtgtgttaaagTCGCTCGGCCTCTCGTTTTAcacgtttgtgtgtgcgtgtttgctGCCTTGCTGTCTGAATGTGTTGTTTTGTATTGTGTTATCATTTAGGATATATCTGTTACTGAAAATAGCCAtgaagtacattttaaacataataaaaccctacatttatttgaaaaagcACCTTCTTTACAATGTAAACAGACTTACTAACACTGTAGATAACACTATATATCTATAGACCATGTATCTCTGCAGATATTTACTCATAGtaactgatattattttattaaaaccaaaTATTTACTGTGATGGAAACTTGTTATTATAGAATTGCTGTTCAAAAGCACTCGTTTAAACCCTAGATTTTATTTAGATGTCAtcagattatataaaatatataaaaataagttaTGAAAGGTTTGAGAAGTTTTGAAAAATTCATATGACCCGCTAAAGGGCAAAGCTTGTCTCTGATTGGTTGCCCTGAACTCTCTGTGAACCAATCAGAGCGCTTTCTCttcatttctatattttaataatcccTGAAACATGACAACAGACGCCGGCTCTGAAGGGTTAAATGCAGAGTCAagtcatttatttcattaattatttattcaacaatTAACTTTTAGAAAACATCAAACTGGAAATCGATGTAAATAAACGTTTTTACCCCCAAACCCGCTACGATTAGCCAGTTAGCATGCCTAAAGCTAACAGCTGTCATAAAACCTACTGCTAATCTAACACAGTTTAAGAAAACTTACCAAACTTCAACAAGAAGACAAAGATTTTGTTCAGGATAAATTGCGGATTGTTTGTTTCTTcaaatttaaatgcaattaaaCTGCCTTTATAGCCTACTAAAAGGAGCGTGTCccttgtttctatagcaacggaGTTTATATACACCGTCTCCTAGAAACGATGAGGTCACTGACGTCACGGCATTTTTTAccaataaattttaataaataaacagttataCAAGgcaaataaattattgttttgtGTAATAATATACAATGATATAGAAaagcaatatttaaatatttactaaattatattttaaactgtaaaacGCATTGTATTTTCGcattgggtgtgtgtgtgtgtgtgtgcaattacGCCATATATTCCATGAGAGGTTGCAGTAAATATTttgcctaattttttttttaattaaatttagaaATAATATGAAAAGGCAAATCTTATACTGCTAAACTGTACAgaatattcatttacatttacaggcTTTTATTGTTTGGTACTGCGCATGCGCCCTGTTCATAGAACATATCGCGAGACTATATCGCGAGAAAATATCGCGAGAACACAAAGTCTGTGTGCACCAATCAAATCGCTCCGTGCTCCATCAGCGACCGCCCGCAAACATGGCGGACTACAAGGAGGCACCTTTGGCGACTCGGCCAAAAACATTAGAGCCAGCGGAATATTTTAACGTTTCTCCCGAATATCGCCGGGCGGAGGAGCAGCGAGGAGCGTTCAGAGCCCGACTGAAGAGAGAATATCAGATGCAGCTGAATAATCCTCTGCGGAAAGAGCTGATTGTGAGTGCGGAGGGGAGAACTGTgggttagccagctagcttgctaactagcgtaggtaaataaaaacagataacAAATAAAAACGGCGAAAAATTGTGCTGCGTTTTTAGGTAGCTTGGTTTAAGATTAGTGGTTTGTTTTAACGATAATTTTTAGACACATGACATTTGTAGAAGTTGTAGGATAATGAAGTTAAGTCAGTAAGCAGAGAGTGACCTTGGTGCTAGTTTGCCTGCTCGCGTTAATAATAACGGAGTTACTAACACTTAGTTCACACttcaatagatagatagatagatatttccCGTGTTGctgcatttgcatccaagtCTGATGCCagtcttttcaggggaaagtaatTAATACATGTTCAAAAAGTCGCTAGAAGTCACCAGATGGCGTCAttgcctcatttgcatattaagcaCAGCTGCAGAAactaattatttacaaaatactgtaGTTTAGAAATGCAGGAATGATTACAGATGGAATAAGTagcttttattactgtaaacatTACCAAGAAAAGAGTCAAAAATGAAGAAGGAAGAAGTTCATGGATGGACAAACAGtgagcagtgattggtcgttgggaacagcgGCTCGCACGAGTGCAGCTCAGTCcagctttacacactggtgATGATTCGCGTGAACTTGCTCTCTCAGCTCGAATAACCAGCAGCTGAGATGTGAGCCAGAGATCCGTGTCGAGTCCAAACACCCGTCTGTAACTGCAGTGTCTTGTGGGTTAACGTTGGGGTGAGGAGGAGTTAgatcaggtccagctccaccccACTGGTTCTGCAGCAAGGAATTTTTAGGAAAATCAGTCTGTTTATTAATTCAGCAGTTTAAATAATCTGCTCGTATGACGATTATGCATGAATAtcgtgtttgtttttttcctgcaggaGGACCCGGCCCTCACGAGGTGGACGTACGCCCGCACTGAGCTGTATAATCATTTCAGACCATCACCGAAATCCTCCCTGATCGCTGGTTTGTTTGGCGTCGCTCCACTCTTCATCTTGTACTACGTCTTGAAGACTGACCGCGTAAGCTGTGTTTAAAACACGAGATAATGCTGAGGctattttcttctctttaaaaCCTTCTCCAAGTGCACAgaaattaataacatttatacGGCGGtgtggctgaattctcaaatctgattggtcagaaggtgagcAGTGTCTCTGTATAACAGCGTGGCTCGGACCGTgtttccggctgtaacatgaacatcAGGTTTATAAGAACATTCTTGTTCTAAtttgttatcgtttctatagtaacagctcattcacagggacttgtacagcggacgctccacataatctaagtctaataataaaaaaaatggatttagaAGACATGTTTTTTTGAACAAAAAAGACTGTAATCATTGATGAGGTGACATTTTTTGATTAGATGagatttatttaacgtttatggaaggaatctcggTTGTAAGAGTTTTGAACGATCACAGTGCTTTAAAGttttcaggacggaggagtttacgctttctggtttcttgttAAAATCACAGGCTTTgttgtttgagagagagagagagaggggctggtgagggaacgactgtttatcatTGCTGTAACGTAACGTAAGTCTGAACAGGAACTCGTCTCTCGGATGATAGACGGcgttaaatctaaatataaaccGTTAAAATGCACACCGTGTCATTCGTTAATAAGTTAAACATTGTCCTTGtttgcaaatcactgtggtgtgAGCAGAATAACACTCCAGACGGtactgttagaggaaaataatacaCTACGGGGGATCGCATCACTCCAATAACTTccttattttcatataaacacacagtctGTCGTGGGTTAATCCTCACTTACAGGTTCAAACCTCTGCGCTCTCCTGGataaacccaaaaaaaaaaaacagtgagattTGGTCCTGTGcttgagagtgaaaaaaaacatgatgtgccATGAGTAACTTTAAAACCCATATCTGCTTATTTCCAGAATTAACTTCTTATTCTAATCAGTAGTTTGGGATCTATAGTAGCGAATTATCTGCAGTCTGTGCTGAATTTGCCTCTGAGTGCAGAAGAAAGAATAATGACTCTTTGTTTTCAGTTAAGCAGTTGCtttcattaattttctttctgctcATGTCTTCTGGCTGATTGAGGAGGTGGCTGGGACAGTATTTGGTAGAGACGACATCATCTTTACCAAAGCACCGATCAGAATTATCTGCTTGCGTCACTCTGCTTTTA
This window contains:
- the ndufb4 gene encoding NADH dehydrogenase [ubiquinone] 1 beta subcomplex subunit 4, which codes for MADYKEAPLATRPKTLEPAEYFNVSPEYRRAEEQRGAFRARLKREYQMQLNNPLRKELIEDPALTRWTYARTELYNHFRPSPKSSLIAGLFGVAPLFILYYVLKTDRDKREQRIKDGTYKRPFRLSY